From a single Nymphaea colorata isolate Beijing-Zhang1983 chromosome 4, ASM883128v2, whole genome shotgun sequence genomic region:
- the LOC116253204 gene encoding uncharacterized acetyltransferase At3g50280-like, with protein sequence MTSTAVAVVLSTNIVISARPHVRSRCDLTAWDLLQLSNCYSQQGLIYPKPPIKFDDAVQRLRDSLSECLVHFYPLAGRLATDPETTVFVDCNDAGAQFVVAACHGISVTDLTADGDVPGAVRSFFPLTGALNHDGHSLPLLAVQITELADGMFIGCSFNHNIVDGESMCHFINCWSELSRGSRQISRPPLMDRAFFSKEPIRFVPSEEAIRVNKWPAHGLSSRVFRFSRKAMASLKAKANQQCKLEKGEISSLQALSTLIWRAVTRARKAAPGQMTICLMVVGNRQRWDPPMSPESFGNYVTAAFTRAPAGELLSRDLGSAARALNETVSSQTSEGARAFVEAWVEKPYLLSLEPIPYLILVASSPRFEVYGNDFSWGRPAGVLWGPAGKFDGMVLASQGCEGAGSVDLEVCLSTETMSALALDEELKEALSL encoded by the exons ATGACGTCGACCGCCGTCGCCGTTGTACTCTCCACCAACATCGTCATATCGGCGCGGCCCCACGTGAGATCTCGATGCGACCTAACAGCATGGGATCTGCTGCAACTCTCCAATTGCTACTCCCAGCAAGGTCTTATTTACCCTAAGCCTCCGATCAAGTTCGACGATGCCGTCCAACGGCTGCGAGACTCTCTCTCCGAGTGCCTAGTTCATTTCTACCCCTTGGCCGGCCGGCTGGCGACTGACCCAGAAACCACCGTCTTCGTCGACTGCAACGACGCCGGAGCTCAGTTTGTGGTTGCTGCATGTCATGGCATTAGCGTGACAGATTTGACAGCGGACGGAGATGTGCCCGGTGCAGTGAGGTCCTTCTTCCCACTGACTGGTGCCCTCAATCATGACGGCCATTCCCTTCCACTCCTCGCTGTGCAG ATTACAGAATTGGCCGATGGGATGTTCATCGGCTGCTCCTTCAACCACAACATCGTCGATGGGGAATCAATGTGCCACTTCATCAACTGCTGGTCCGAGCTCAGCCGAGGAAGCCGACAAATTTCCCGTCCACCACTCATGGATCGTGCATTCTTCAGCAAAGAACCCATCCGATTCGTTCCCTCAGAAGAAGCGATTAGAGTAAACAAGTGGCCCGCACATGGCCTGAGCTCACGCGTCTTCCGCTTCAGCCGAAAGGCGATGGCCAGCCTGAAGGCCAAAGCCAACCAGCAATGCAAGCTGGAGAAGGGCGAGATATCATCATTGCAAGCACTATCAACACTAATCTGGCGAGCCGTGACGAGGGCAAGGAAAGCAGCACCGGGCCAAATGACCATCTGCTTGATGGTTGTAGGGAACAGGCAAAGGTGGGACCCTCCAATGTCACCGGAAAGCTTCGGCAACTACGTTACTGCAGCATTTACCAGGGCACCTGCCGGCGAGCTATTGAGCCGAGACCTCGGTTCAGCGGCGCGAGCGCTGAACGAGACAGTCAGTAGCCAGACGTCTGAAGGCGCGCGTGCCTTCGTTGAGGCATGGGTAGAGAAGCCCTATCTACTTTCACTGGAGCCCATCCCTTATCTCATCTTGGTAGCGAGCTCACCAAGGTTCGAGGTATATGGGAACGATTTCAGCTGGGGCCGGCCGGCTGGCGTGTTATGGGGCCCGGCCGGAAAGTTTGATGGGATGGTGTTGGCTTCACAAGGCTGCGAGGGTGCTGGCAGCGTGGACCTGGAAGTTTGCCTTTCTACTGAAACCATGAGTGCATTGGCATTAGATGAAGAGCTCAaagaagctctctctctttga